Below is a window of Myxococcaceae bacterium JPH2 DNA.
GAGGCCTCGGCCGTGGAGAAGCCGGCGTACTGCCGCACCGTCCACGGCTGCTGCACGTACATGGTCGCGTAGGGGCCGCGCACGAAGGGCGGCAGGCCGGGCAGCGAGCCCAGGTGCTCCACGCCCTCCAGGTCCTCGCGCGTGTACGCGGGCTTGACGGGGATGCCCTCGGGCGTCACCCAGCGCTCGGCGGCGCGCGTGGCGTCCGCGGCCTGGTGGCGCTGCGCCTCGAGCGTGGACGGAGTGGCCCGCGTCTCGGGGGCGTCGAAGTCGACGCGGGAGAAGTCAGGAACGGAAGCGCGCATCACGACACCCCGAGCTGCTGGTGCAGCGAGGACAGGAGCGCGACCAGGTCCGCTCCCGCGAAGATGAAGAGGTCCACACCCGCCGCGCGGAACGCGGCCTCGTGCTCGCCGGGACGTCCGGCCACCGCCACCACGCGCGCGCCCTTCGCCTTCAGCGCGGCGCTCAGCGCGGGCACCCACTCGGGATAGAGCGCGTCCGGACCGGAGATGACCGCGAGCGCAGCGCCCGAACCGGCGAACTGCTCCACCGCCGCCGCGACATCCGCGAAGCCGTGCTGGTCGCGCGTCTCGATGCCGCCCACCGCCAGCGCGTTGGCCGTCCACATCGAGCGCGTGGTGTGCTCCGCCACCGTGCCCAGGCTCGCCATGAACGCGCGCGGCCGGGCCCCGTGGGCCGTCTGGTATCGGTCGCTCGCGTCGCGCAGCGTCTCGAACGCCTCGGACATGCGCACCGGCTGCAGCGGCAGGGCGCTCCCCGCCTTCGCGGCGCTCACGCCCGAAGCAGGACGCGGCTCGCGGCGCACGGTGGGCTCGCCCAGGTGGGGGAACTCGCTGACGCCCACGAGGGGCAGCTTGCGCGTGCGCAGCGCCTTGTCGCGCGCGACGCGCGTCTCGGCGAGCACGCGGGCGATGTCGCCCTCCTGGAGCGCGCGGGACATGCCGCCCAGCGACTCGATGCGCCGCAGCTCCGTCCAGGCCGCGCGGGCGAACTCGCCGGTGAGCTGCTCCAGGTAGTAGCTGCCGCCCGCCGGATCCGCGACGCGGTTGAGGCTGGACTCGTCGCGCAGGATGAGCTGGGTGTTGCGCGCCAGTCGCCGCGCGCCCTCGTCCGGCGTGCCGAGCGTCTCGTCGAAGGGAGACGTGCTCACGCTGTCCGCGCCCGCCACCACCGCCGCGAAGGACTCCGCGGTGGCGCGCAGGATGTTCACCCACGGATCGCGCTGCGTCTTCGTCCCGCTCGCGGTGCGCGCATGCAGCACCATGGCCTGGGCCTCTTGCGAGCCGCCCGACGCGGCGACGACCTTGGACCACAAGAGCCGCGCCGCGCGCAGCTTGGCGATCTCCGGGAAGAACTGGCCGCCCACCGACAGCGCGAACTGCACCGAGCGCGCCGCGATCTCCGGCGACACGCCCGCGCGCTCCAGCGACCGCAGGTACTCCACGCCCGTGGCGAGGGCCCACGCCAGCTCGTGCACCGGCGACGCGCCCGCATCCGCCACGGCGCGCGACGAGACGAGCAGCACGCGCAGCCCCGGCGCGCTCTCGCGCAGCGACGTCACCAGCGGGGCCGCCTGGGCGAGCACCGCATCCAGGCCACCGGTCAGCGCGCCCGTGCGCGCCAGCGCCCCCAGCGGATCCACGCCCAGACAGCCACGCAGCGACGCGCGCGTGACCCCCTTGCGCTCCGCGACGCTCAACAGGAAGCCCGCGGCGGACAGCCCATCCGCCTCCGACTCCAGGCAGACAGGGGTGCGCTCCAGAGGCACCGGAGCGAGCAGCCGCGCCATGGCCTCCGCGTCCGGAACAGCGATGCCGTGGGGTTCACCCAGGCAGAGCCACACGCCGGTGGCGCCGCGCTCCAGGTCCACGCGAAGCGCCTCGGCGGCGCTCGTCACGTCGGGGCCCGTGTACTCCTGGCAGACGCTCCAGCCGCCCTCGGTGAGGCCGAGCGCCTGGGTGCCGCGCAGGTAGGGAGCGACGCCCGGCGGCTCGGGGGGCGGCGCATCGGCCGCGTCCTGACGCGAGTAGAGCGGCTGCTGGGTCAGTCCGCCTTCGAGCGTGGACTGAAGCGACGTGAAGGGTTTGCCCTTCAGGTCCTTGTCCACCAGCCGGCGCCAGTCCTCCAGCGAGGGGGCCAGGAAGACCGAGGCGATGTGGAGAGGCACTTGC
It encodes the following:
- a CDS encoding methylmalonyl-CoA mutase small subunit, with amino-acid sequence MSQVPLHIASVFLAPSLEDWRRLVDKDLKGKPFTSLQSTLEGGLTQQPLYSRQDAADAPPPEPPGVAPYLRGTQALGLTEGGWSVCQEYTGPDVTSAAEALRVDLERGATGVWLCLGEPHGIAVPDAEAMARLLAPVPLERTPVCLESEADGLSAAGFLLSVAERKGVTRASLRGCLGVDPLGALARTGALTGGLDAVLAQAAPLVTSLRESAPGLRVLLVSSRAVADAGASPVHELAWALATGVEYLRSLERAGVSPEIAARSVQFALSVGGQFFPEIAKLRAARLLWSKVVAASGGSQEAQAMVLHARTASGTKTQRDPWVNILRATAESFAAVVAGADSVSTSPFDETLGTPDEGARRLARNTQLILRDESSLNRVADPAGGSYYLEQLTGEFARAAWTELRRIESLGGMSRALQEGDIARVLAETRVARDKALRTRKLPLVGVSEFPHLGEPTVRREPRPASGVSAAKAGSALPLQPVRMSEAFETLRDASDRYQTAHGARPRAFMASLGTVAEHTTRSMWTANALAVGGIETRDQHGFADVAAAVEQFAGSGAALAVISGPDALYPEWVPALSAALKAKGARVVAVAGRPGEHEAAFRAAGVDLFIFAGADLVALLSSLHQQLGVS